One Burkholderia thailandensis E264 genomic window carries:
- the pcaC gene encoding 4-carboxymuconolactone decarboxylase yields MNDEQRYEAGMNVRRAVLGDAHVDRSLENRTELTEDFQNLITRYAWGEIWTRDGLPRHTRSLLTIAMMVALNRGEELALHLRAAKNNGVTRDEIKEVLLQTAIYCGVPAANSAFHFAQRIFGEEDAAS; encoded by the coding sequence ATGAACGACGAACAACGTTACGAAGCGGGCATGAACGTGCGCCGCGCGGTGCTTGGCGATGCGCACGTCGACCGCTCGCTCGAGAATCGCACCGAGCTGACGGAAGATTTCCAGAACCTGATCACGCGCTATGCGTGGGGTGAGATCTGGACGCGCGACGGCCTGCCTCGCCACACGCGCAGCCTGCTGACGATCGCGATGATGGTCGCGCTCAATCGCGGCGAGGAGCTTGCGCTGCACCTGCGCGCGGCGAAGAACAACGGCGTGACGCGCGACGAGATCAAGGAAGTGCTGCTGCAAACCGCGATCTACTGCGGCGTGCCCGCGGCGAATTCGGCGTTCCATTTCGCGCAGCGCATCTTCGGCGAGGAAGACGCGGCGAGCTGA
- a CDS encoding MFS transporter, with translation MTHLARQLDVQQFIDERRFSPYQWLILILCFLIVAADGFDTAAIGFVAPALGQEWHVTKAALGPVMSAALVGLALGALTAGPLADKIGRKRVLVGSVVLFGLFSIGCAFTQSVTELAVLRLLTGLGLGAAMPNATTLMAEYAPHAKRSFLVNTMFCGFTLGSSAGGLVAAALIPDHGWRSVFIVGGAAPLVLAALLIALLPESIRFMVLRGAPHERIAAVLRRIAPDATFDGVRFVLPDERGEQRRSGVAVVLSPRYRAGTAMLWLTYFMGLLVYYLMTSWLPTLIRDTGFTVRDAALVTALFPLGGGVGAIACGWLMDRFEPHRVIAVTYALTALFVWMIGLQAGHLALLAAVVFVAGICMNGAQSSLPALAAAFYPTSGRATGVAWMLGVGRFGGILGAFSGGLLLQAQFGFGTIFSMLAVPALIAAGALMVKRTAASRDAQPNAPTRAA, from the coding sequence ATGACCCACCTTGCGCGCCAGCTCGATGTGCAGCAGTTCATCGACGAACGGCGTTTTTCGCCCTATCAGTGGCTGATTCTGATCCTGTGTTTTCTGATCGTCGCGGCGGACGGCTTCGATACCGCCGCGATCGGCTTTGTCGCGCCCGCGCTTGGCCAGGAGTGGCACGTGACGAAGGCCGCGCTCGGGCCGGTGATGAGCGCGGCGCTCGTCGGTCTTGCGCTCGGTGCGCTCACGGCGGGCCCGCTTGCCGACAAGATCGGCCGCAAGCGCGTGCTCGTGGGCTCGGTCGTGCTGTTCGGACTCTTCAGCATCGGCTGCGCGTTCACGCAGTCAGTCACGGAACTCGCGGTGCTGCGGCTGTTGACGGGGCTTGGCCTCGGCGCCGCGATGCCGAACGCGACGACGCTGATGGCCGAGTATGCGCCGCACGCGAAACGTTCGTTCCTCGTCAACACGATGTTCTGCGGCTTCACGCTCGGCTCGTCGGCGGGCGGCCTCGTCGCCGCCGCGTTGATTCCCGATCATGGATGGCGCAGCGTGTTCATCGTCGGAGGCGCCGCGCCGCTCGTGCTCGCTGCGTTGCTGATCGCGCTGCTGCCCGAGTCGATCCGTTTCATGGTGCTGCGCGGCGCGCCGCACGAGCGGATCGCCGCAGTGCTGCGCAGGATCGCGCCCGATGCGACGTTCGACGGCGTGCGCTTCGTGTTGCCCGACGAGCGCGGCGAGCAGCGGCGCTCCGGCGTGGCGGTCGTGCTGTCACCGCGCTACCGCGCGGGCACCGCGATGCTGTGGCTCACTTACTTCATGGGGCTGCTCGTTTATTACCTGATGACGAGCTGGTTGCCGACGCTGATTCGCGACACGGGCTTCACGGTGCGCGACGCGGCGCTCGTCACCGCGCTGTTTCCGCTCGGCGGCGGCGTCGGCGCGATCGCGTGCGGCTGGCTGATGGACCGCTTCGAGCCGCATCGCGTGATTGCGGTCACATATGCGCTGACGGCCTTGTTCGTCTGGATGATCGGGCTGCAGGCCGGGCATCTTGCGCTGCTGGCGGCCGTCGTGTTCGTCGCGGGCATTTGCATGAATGGCGCGCAATCGTCGCTGCCGGCGCTCGCGGCGGCGTTCTATCCGACGAGCGGACGCGCGACGGGCGTCGCGTGGATGCTCGGCGTCGGGCGCTTCGGCGGGATTCTGGGAGCGTTTTCGGGAGGCTTGCTGCTGCAGGCGCAGTTCGGATTCGGCACGATTTTTTCGATGCTCGCGGTGCCGGCGCTGATCGCGGCGGGCGCGCTGATGGTCAAGCGCACGGCCGCGTCGCGCGACGCGCAGCCAAATGCGCCGACGCGCGCGGCGTGA